In Leisingera sp. NJS204, the following are encoded in one genomic region:
- a CDS encoding enoyl-CoA hydratase, which translates to MAYETINVDVQDHVCLIKLNRPEAMNALNKELIGELCAALEEADASDKVRCIVLTGSEKAFAAGADIKEMSEMSFTEVFSTNLFADANDRISAIRKPVIAAVAGYALGGGCELAMLCDFIIAAETAKFGQPEINLGVVAGIGGTQRLTRFVGKSKSMDMNLTGRFMNAEEAERAGLVSRVVPAKKLIEEATAAAQKIAEKSLLTAMAVKETVNRSYELPLNEGLLFERRVFHSMFATEDQKEGMAAFLEKREAQFRDK; encoded by the coding sequence ATGGCCTACGAGACGATCAACGTCGATGTGCAGGACCACGTTTGCCTCATAAAACTGAACCGCCCAGAGGCGATGAACGCGCTCAACAAAGAACTTATCGGTGAGTTGTGCGCCGCTTTGGAGGAGGCCGATGCCAGCGACAAGGTGCGCTGCATCGTTTTGACCGGTTCGGAAAAGGCCTTTGCCGCCGGTGCCGACATCAAAGAGATGTCGGAGATGAGCTTTACCGAAGTGTTCTCCACGAACCTGTTTGCCGATGCCAATGACCGGATCTCTGCCATTCGCAAGCCGGTGATCGCGGCGGTGGCCGGTTATGCGCTGGGCGGCGGCTGCGAGCTGGCGATGCTGTGCGATTTCATTATCGCTGCTGAGACTGCCAAATTCGGCCAGCCTGAGATCAATCTGGGTGTCGTTGCAGGAATTGGCGGTACACAGCGTCTGACCCGGTTTGTGGGCAAGTCCAAATCCATGGATATGAACCTCACCGGCCGCTTCATGAACGCCGAGGAAGCCGAACGCGCCGGCCTGGTGTCGCGCGTGGTGCCGGCCAAGAAGCTGATCGAGGAAGCCACCGCAGCGGCACAGAAGATCGCCGAAAAATCGCTGCTGACAGCGATGGCAGTCAAGGAGACGGTGAACCGCTCTTACGAGCTGCCGCTGAACGAGGGGCTGCTGTTCGAGCGCCGGGTATTCCACTCGATGTTTGCCACCGAAGACCAGAAAGAGGGCATGGCCGCCTTTCTGGAAAAGCGTGAGGCGCAGTTCCGGGACAAGTGA
- the rpsT gene encoding 30S ribosomal protein S20, translating to MANSPQAKKRARQNEKRFAVNKARRSRIRTYLRKVEEAIASGDKEAATAALRAAQPELMRGVTKGVYHKNTASRKISRLSARVKALA from the coding sequence ATGGCAAATTCGCCCCAGGCCAAGAAGCGCGCACGTCAGAACGAAAAGCGCTTTGCCGTCAACAAAGCCCGTCGTTCGCGCATCCGCACCTACCTGCGTAAAGTTGAAGAAGCTATCGCTTCCGGCGACAAAGAAGCTGCAACCGCAGCTCTGCGCGCTGCTCAGCCCGAGCTGATGCGCGGTGTTACCAAGGGTGTGTACCACAAAAACACCGCTTCCCGCAAAATCTCGCGCCTGTCCGCACGCGTGAAGGCACTGGCCTGA
- the mutM gene encoding bifunctional DNA-formamidopyrimidine glycosylase/DNA-(apurinic or apyrimidinic site) lyase, whose amino-acid sequence MPELPEVETVKRGLAPAMEGAVITNAAVNRPDLRWPFPPAMAERLTGARVNVLRRRSKYILADLDTDETLLIHLGMSGRMTVSGDPLGQFTHEHPQAVKHDHVVLDMDNGARITFNDPRRFGAMDLLETATAESHKLLAVLGPEPLGNDFHEDHLVAAFQGRNTPVKSALLDQGIIAGLGNIYVCEALFRAGISPRRKAGQIAAHRVAALVPIIREVLQDAIRAGGSSLKDFRQASGELGYFQHSFDAYGREGEPCRRAGCTGSIARITQSGRSTFYCVKCQR is encoded by the coding sequence ATGCCAGAATTGCCCGAGGTCGAGACAGTGAAACGCGGATTGGCGCCTGCGATGGAGGGGGCGGTGATCACAAATGCGGCTGTGAACCGGCCGGACCTGCGCTGGCCGTTTCCGCCAGCGATGGCCGAGCGGCTGACCGGTGCGCGGGTCAATGTGCTGCGGCGGCGGTCGAAGTACATTCTTGCCGACCTCGATACGGATGAGACATTGCTCATTCACCTTGGCATGTCGGGCCGGATGACGGTGTCGGGTGATCCGCTGGGGCAGTTCACGCATGAGCACCCTCAAGCAGTAAAGCACGATCATGTGGTTCTGGATATGGACAACGGCGCCCGCATCACCTTCAACGATCCGCGCCGGTTCGGGGCGATGGATCTGCTGGAGACGGCGACTGCCGAGTCCCACAAACTGCTGGCGGTGCTGGGGCCGGAACCGCTGGGCAATGATTTTCACGAGGATCATCTGGTTGCCGCCTTCCAGGGTCGCAACACGCCGGTGAAATCTGCATTACTGGATCAGGGAATCATTGCTGGCCTTGGTAACATTTACGTCTGCGAAGCTTTGTTCCGTGCGGGAATTTCGCCACGCCGCAAGGCTGGGCAGATTGCCGCGCATCGGGTTGCGGCGCTGGTTCCGATCATCCGCGAAGTGTTGCAGGATGCCATTCGTGCAGGCGGATCGTCGCTCAAGGATTTTCGGCAAGCCTCTGGTGAACTTGGATATTTTCAACATTCTTTCGATGCTTACGGGCGCGAGGGCGAACCTTGCCGCCGTGCGGGTTGCACCGGGTCAATTGCCAGAATCACTCAGTCCGGACGCTCCACCTTCTACTGTGTAAAGTGCCAAAGATAG